In Leptospiraceae bacterium, one DNA window encodes the following:
- a CDS encoding peptide deformylase, with translation MSVRKILKLGDPILRKPSEEVTEEEIKEKDFKKLIRDMFDTMKHAEGLGLAAPQIGILKKLIVIGSEKSDRYPDSPNIPEKVIINPKITILDSPLSGYWEGCLSVPQMRGLVERPSKISIEYFDEKWNKYNEVIEGFQAVVFQHEIDHLSGILYVDRLKDTKLFGFIDALDETEDNLD, from the coding sequence ATGTCTGTAAGAAAAATTTTAAAATTAGGCGATCCGATTTTAAGAAAACCAAGCGAAGAAGTCACAGAAGAAGAGATCAAAGAAAAAGACTTCAAAAAACTCATTCGAGATATGTTTGATACGATGAAACACGCGGAAGGTTTGGGGCTTGCCGCACCACAAATCGGAATTCTAAAAAAATTGATTGTAATCGGATCAGAAAAAAGCGACCGCTACCCGGACTCTCCCAACATTCCTGAAAAAGTAATTATCAATCCAAAAATTACTATTTTAGATTCTCCTTTATCCGGTTACTGGGAGGGTTGTTTGTCTGTTCCACAAATGAGGGGTTTAGTCGAAAGACCTTCTAAAATATCCATAGAATACTTTGATGAGAAGTGGAATAAGTACAACGAGGTTATAGAAGGATTTCAAGCGGTAGTGTTTCAACACGAGATAGATCATCTTTCGGGGATACTGTATGTGGACAGATTGAAAGATACGAAACTTTTTGGCTTTATAGATGCGTTAGACGAAACCGAAGACAATTTAGACTAA